A part of Gramella sp. MAR_2010_147 genomic DNA contains:
- a CDS encoding ATP-binding protein, with translation MINKRLLIKNLLAHNDENSFYDKKRQLNIGEKEGKAKFLKHICALSNSNPKNNSYIVIGVEDEDSKIVGIDFFDDSKIQNLINAYLSNPPIISYENIPFPHLPDHLVVGLVSIRPNHGKICSFRKNIWKYYGGSVFLRDGSISMPKVFDIEIKDVNSAQVASIENHSHNHLEYTLDGVFDFMKKRRDYNPTYKVFKEYFVVCWAGKMKKIKGEMYFSRVDIELINEQVKLFYSDLDEVSIVQDNDAFKIIEYVHLGLHDQFKYYPLEEVTISFRNNGSYDIDSKLLFEPPRFDKKTLFHIYNTNQALIKKLEKGYDLNTGDRKDLKNLPSTYLICYLNNFTEALTKLEEAKPYLKAYDKDAYHSYKESMRILRKVKYN, from the coding sequence ATGATCAACAAACGTCTTCTTATAAAAAACCTGCTTGCTCATAATGATGAGAATAGCTTTTATGATAAGAAGCGGCAGCTAAATATTGGTGAAAAAGAAGGCAAGGCGAAATTTTTAAAGCACATATGCGCATTATCTAATTCAAACCCCAAGAACAATTCATATATCGTGATTGGTGTGGAAGATGAGGATAGCAAAATTGTTGGAATCGATTTTTTTGATGATAGTAAGATTCAGAATCTCATTAATGCCTACCTCAGCAATCCACCTATTATCTCTTATGAAAATATTCCATTCCCACATTTGCCAGATCATTTAGTAGTTGGCCTTGTAAGCATTAGACCGAATCACGGTAAAATTTGTTCTTTCAGAAAAAACATCTGGAAATATTATGGAGGATCTGTTTTCTTAAGAGATGGCAGTATAAGCATGCCAAAGGTCTTTGATATTGAGATAAAAGATGTAAACTCGGCACAGGTTGCGTCTATTGAAAATCATTCCCACAATCACCTTGAATATACGCTGGATGGCGTCTTCGATTTTATGAAAAAGAGAAGGGATTACAATCCAACTTATAAAGTATTTAAGGAATATTTTGTAGTATGTTGGGCAGGAAAGATGAAAAAGATCAAGGGTGAAATGTATTTTTCCAGGGTAGATATTGAACTTATTAATGAACAGGTAAAACTTTTTTATTCAGATCTGGATGAGGTAAGTATTGTTCAGGATAACGATGCATTCAAAATTATAGAATATGTTCATCTGGGATTGCACGATCAGTTTAAATATTATCCCCTCGAGGAAGTCACCATCAGTTTTCGAAATAATGGAAGCTACGATATAGACAGTAAATTACTATTTGAACCTCCAAGATTTGACAAAAAAACGCTTTTTCATATTTACAATACCAATCAGGCATTAATAAAGAAATTGGAAAAAGGCTACGATCTCAACACAGGAGATAGAAAAGATCTAAAAAATCTTCCTTCTACCTATTTAATATGCTATTTAAATAATTTTACAGAAGCTTTAACCAAACTTGAAGAAGCCAAGCCTTACCTTAAGGCCTATGATAAAGATGCCTATCACTCTTATAAAGAAAGCATGCGCATTCTAAGGAAAGTGAAATACAATTAA
- a CDS encoding YkvA family protein: MSTFSEEKAKEEHSKRAEEFEKEDVEKVINKEEKILDKFENKGKLKRYMDDAKLLFSLVRDYASGDYREIPFNIIAAAGAALLYVLSPIDLIPDFIPVLGYLDDAAVIAFCLNLMEKDLAVYKVWKDTFTKTS, from the coding sequence ATGAGCACATTTTCAGAGGAGAAAGCGAAAGAAGAGCATTCAAAAAGGGCGGAGGAGTTTGAAAAAGAAGATGTTGAAAAGGTTATAAACAAGGAAGAAAAGATACTGGATAAATTTGAAAATAAAGGCAAACTAAAGCGTTATATGGATGACGCTAAATTGTTATTTTCCCTGGTAAGAGATTATGCCAGTGGTGATTACAGGGAAATTCCTTTCAATATTATTGCGGCGGCGGGTGCAGCATTATTATATGTGTTATCTCCAATAGATCTGATTCCAGACTTTATTCCTGTGTTAGGTTATCTTGATGATGCCGCAGTGATTGCATTTTGTCTCAATTTAATGGAAAAAGACTTAGCCGTTTATAAAGTATGGAAAGATACTTTCACTAAAACTTCGTAA
- a CDS encoding acyl-ACP desaturase, with product MALDNIRLEVMQTVEKSVQGFIDQYLIPVDEIWQPTDMLPNLQDDKGFDEVHQIREEAKELGYDFWVVLVADMVTEEALPTYESWLMDMEGVEQHGAQRGEQNAWAKWVRHWTGEENRHGDTLNKYLYLSGRVDMKEVEKTTQHLINDGFDIGTGRDPYRNFVYTSFQELATNISHKRVGQLAKKKGNKMLGKMCNIIAGDEMRHYMAYREFVKTIFEHDPSEMMLAYVDMMKKKIVMPAQFIRESGQGIAEAFENFSNAAQRLGVYTTYDYIDILKKLNGYWEIDKMRSLTDEAEKARDYLMALPDRMTRIADRIAVPQDQHKFKWVEANGMV from the coding sequence ATGGCATTAGACAATATACGCTTGGAAGTTATGCAAACGGTCGAGAAATCTGTTCAAGGTTTTATCGATCAATATCTTATTCCTGTTGATGAAATATGGCAACCAACAGATATGCTTCCAAATTTACAGGATGACAAAGGTTTTGATGAAGTTCATCAAATAAGAGAAGAAGCCAAAGAATTAGGATATGATTTCTGGGTAGTTCTTGTTGCTGATATGGTTACTGAAGAAGCTCTTCCAACTTACGAATCCTGGTTAATGGATATGGAAGGAGTAGAACAGCATGGAGCACAAAGAGGTGAACAGAATGCTTGGGCTAAATGGGTAAGACACTGGACTGGTGAAGAGAACCGTCACGGGGATACCTTAAATAAGTATTTATATCTATCTGGAAGGGTAGATATGAAGGAAGTTGAAAAAACAACCCAGCACCTTATCAATGATGGTTTTGATATCGGTACCGGTCGTGATCCTTATAGAAATTTTGTTTATACGAGTTTTCAGGAACTAGCTACTAATATATCACATAAACGTGTAGGACAATTAGCTAAGAAGAAAGGGAACAAGATGCTTGGTAAAATGTGTAATATCATTGCGGGAGACGAAATGAGACATTATATGGCTTACAGAGAATTTGTAAAGACCATTTTTGAACATGATCCAAGTGAAATGATGCTCGCGTATGTAGATATGATGAAGAAAAAGATCGTAATGCCCGCACAGTTCATTAGAGAATCTGGCCAGGGAATTGCGGAGGCTTTTGAAAATTTCTCCAATGCAGCGCAAAGACTGGGTGTTTATACCACCTACGATTATATTGATATTCTAAAGAAATTAAATGGATACTGGGAGATAGACAAGATGAGATCTCTTACCGATGAAGCTGAAAAAGCCAGAGATTATTTAATGGCATTACCAGATAGAATGACAAGAATCGCCGATAGAATTGCTGTTCCACAGGATCAGCATAAATTCAAATGGGTGGAAGCTAACGGAATGGTTTAA
- a CDS encoding DUF3575 domain-containing protein yields MKKILLCLILISGVNMGYSQNAEKQNEIKLNIANTIAIASVEFGYERFLDYHQSIEGVILINDRINYHSESGSRDFQTNSFKLGYNYYFGEDYTASGLYVNPFLKYRTGEFSEEDRDVEAPEIVTDMNSLIIGIGSGYKWNFNDTFVLGPFINVGRNFSEEVKDRFSAIEFNAGFNIGYRF; encoded by the coding sequence ATGAAGAAGATTTTATTGTGCCTGATTCTTATATCAGGAGTTAATATGGGTTATTCTCAAAATGCCGAAAAGCAAAACGAAATAAAATTGAACATTGCCAATACTATAGCAATAGCGTCGGTAGAATTTGGATATGAACGCTTCCTGGACTACCATCAGTCCATTGAAGGAGTGATATTGATCAACGATCGTATAAATTATCATTCTGAAAGTGGTTCCAGAGATTTTCAAACCAACAGTTTCAAACTTGGTTATAACTATTATTTTGGAGAAGATTATACGGCATCAGGCCTTTATGTAAATCCATTCCTTAAATATAGAACCGGAGAGTTTAGTGAAGAAGATAGAGATGTAGAAGCGCCAGAAATTGTTACAGATATGAATTCTTTAATCATAGGAATAGGCTCGGGCTATAAATGGAATTTCAACGATACCTTTGTATTGGGACCATTTATAAACGTAGGAAGAAATTTTAGTGAGGAAGTAAAAGACAGATTCTCTGCGATTGAATTTAACGCTGGTTTTAATATTGGATATAGATTTTAG
- a CDS encoding metallophosphoesterase family protein, translating into MSRKLVIGDLHGGLKALIQLLEKIDLSPKDQLIFLGDYVDGWSDSANTVTYLIELAKQNSCIFIRGNHDDLAHKWLETDEMNQKWLEHGGQSSIDAYRNFSEDEKKAHIKFFREMFNFYKDDEERLFVHAGFTNLHGPDFEYYDTGFYWDRTLWEMALSMKEDLKPENDFYPKRLQHFKEIYIGHTPVTRIGESKPVKKANIWNVDTGAAFKGSISAIDVDSKEVYQSDPVHTFYPDEQGRN; encoded by the coding sequence ATGTCAAGAAAATTAGTGATTGGAGATTTACATGGAGGCTTGAAAGCTTTGATTCAGCTCCTTGAAAAAATAGACCTTTCGCCCAAAGATCAACTTATTTTTCTTGGGGATTATGTAGATGGCTGGAGTGATTCTGCAAATACTGTTACGTACCTTATAGAACTGGCAAAACAGAATTCCTGCATTTTCATTAGAGGGAATCATGATGACCTTGCTCACAAATGGCTGGAAACCGATGAGATGAATCAAAAATGGCTGGAACATGGCGGTCAATCAAGTATAGACGCCTACAGGAATTTTAGTGAAGATGAAAAAAAAGCGCATATAAAATTCTTTAGGGAAATGTTCAATTTTTATAAAGATGACGAGGAGCGTTTATTTGTTCACGCAGGCTTTACGAACCTTCACGGTCCTGATTTTGAATATTATGACACAGGATTTTATTGGGATCGCACCCTCTGGGAAATGGCGTTATCAATGAAAGAAGACCTTAAACCAGAAAATGATTTTTACCCTAAAAGACTTCAGCATTTTAAAGAAATATATATTGGTCACACTCCGGTTACCCGCATTGGTGAAAGCAAACCTGTAAAAAAAGCTAATATCTGGAATGTAGATACAGGAGCGGCTTTTAAAGGATCTATTTCAGCAATTGATGTAGATTCTAAAGAAGTTTATCAAAGTGATCCGGTTCACACCTTCTATCCCGATGAACAGGGAAGAAATTAG